A genomic region of Equus caballus isolate H_3958 breed thoroughbred chromosome 1, TB-T2T, whole genome shotgun sequence contains the following coding sequences:
- the LOC102147809 gene encoding zinc finger protein 892-like, giving the protein MKQYESNKVENSSSRMSHFTQLQENQRGKSIFRCYECGKTFIHKSNLTVHQRTHTGEKPYECTECGKSFQQKSAHIVHQRVHTGEKPYECNLCGKSFSHKSALTDHQRAHTGEKPYKCSECGKSFYRKSSLTQHERTHTGEKPCECNECGKAFCQKSALIQHQRTHTGEKPYECNECGKAFCQKSALNQHQRTHTGEKPFQCDECGKVFHMKSALTKHQRTHTGEKPYECKECKKNFCQKATLTNHLRTHTGEKPYKCSECGKAFCQRSTLTNHQGIHIRQKPYVAETGCVFPNTHFLFLVGTQLVKIF; this is encoded by the coding sequence ATGAAACAGTATGAAagcaataaagttgaaaatagtTCCAGCAGGATGTCACACTTCACTCAACTTCAGGaaaatcagagaggaaagagCATATTCAGATGTTACGAATGTGGGAAAACATTTATCCACAAGTCAAACCTCACAGTGCATCAGAGAACACACACaggtgagaaaccctatgaatgtactGAATGTGGAAAATCCTTCCAGCAGAAGTCAGCCCACATAGTCCATCAGAGagttcacacaggagagaaaccctatgaatgtaattTATGTGGAAAGTCCTTCAGTCATAAATCAGCGCTCACAGACCATCAGAGAGcacatacaggagagaaaccctacaaaTGTAGTGAATGTGGGAAGTCTTTTTACCGGAAGTCATCCCTCACTCAACATGAGAGAACTCACACAGGGGAAAAACCCtgtgaatgtaatgaatgtgggaaagccttctgCCAGAAGTCAGCCCTCATTCaacatcagagaactcacacaggagagaaaccctatgaatgtaatgaatgtgggaaagccttctgCCAGAAGTCAGCCCTCAATCaacatcagagaactcacacaggagagaaaccctttcAGTGTGATGAATGTGGGAAAGTTTTTCATATGAAGTCAGCTCTTACTAaacatcagagaactcacacagggGAAAAACCCTATGAGTGTAAGGAATGTAAGAAGAATTTCTGTCAGAAAGCTACCCTCACTAATCATCTGAgaactcacacaggagagaaaccttataaatgtagtgaatgtgggaaagctttttgCCAGAGATCAACCCTTACCAATCATCAAGGAATTCACATAAGGCAGAAACCCTATGTGGCAGAAACTGGCTGTGTTTTTCCCAATacccatttcctttttttggtgggTACACAACTAGTCAAGATTTTCTAG